The proteins below come from a single Candidatus Chlamydia sanziniae genomic window:
- the recD gene encoding exodeoxyribonuclease V subunit alpha, whose translation MFQIDKALPQSLILLLNQQMVSPLDITFALKYSSPSSEKVFTFLAISSAFWRHGYHFLIINKGRITPSIFGISETDLYQGFRDLPEDICSELFVIDGQHVYLRSLYITKQKLFQKLTQLSSATPLHIPLAVDPKVGLSKEQSHIFQEVMCACFSIICGGPGTGKTFLAVQLILALIKSQPKLRIAIVSPTGKATSHIRQILTNYRIPENTVIIQTVHHFLQEYAYHHYSLIDVLLVDEGSMITLSLLHSLVQTLQGHYKNGCLSTASLIILGDTNQLPPIGIGIGNPFQDLILNFSERTFHLQISHRAKTSEIQNLTRAVLKRELIPFSPLPNKTVMITRLTAAFIKALSSSETRLCVLTPMRYGPWGVLHLNAQIYQALRKNSPELPIPVMITSRYETWGLFNGDTGMLCPRTQQLYFPQCKPINTNVFSDYVYNYVMSVHKSQGSEYDEVIVILPKGSEIFGLSILYTAITRAKYKVSIWTDFDTLHKTINKSTRYTYEIGEIHLRDNILNKVEDRDH comes from the coding sequence GTTTCAAATCGATAAAGCGTTACCACAATCTTTAATTCTTTTGCTGAATCAGCAAATGGTTTCTCCTTTAGATATTACTTTTGCGCTCAAATATAGTTCACCTTCTTCAGAAAAAGTATTTACCTTTCTTGCTATTTCTTCTGCTTTTTGGCGCCATGGTTATCACTTTCTTATCATAAACAAAGGCCGTATCACTCCTTCTATTTTTGGAATCTCAGAAACTGACTTGTACCAAGGATTTAGGGATCTTCCTGAGGATATTTGCTCAGAATTATTTGTTATCGATGGTCAACATGTGTACCTACGTTCTTTGTACATTACTAAACAAAAATTATTTCAAAAACTTACTCAGCTTTCTTCTGCAACTCCTTTACATATTCCTCTTGCAGTAGATCCTAAAGTTGGTCTCTCTAAAGAACAAAGTCATATTTTTCAAGAAGTAATGTGCGCGTGTTTTTCTATAATTTGTGGAGGGCCCGGTACCGGAAAAACTTTTTTAGCTGTGCAGCTCATTTTAGCTTTAATTAAGAGTCAGCCCAAGCTACGCATTGCTATAGTTTCTCCTACAGGAAAAGCTACATCACATATTCGTCAGATCTTGACTAACTATCGAATTCCTGAAAATACTGTGATTATTCAGACGGTTCATCATTTTCTTCAAGAGTATGCTTACCATCATTATAGTCTAATAGATGTCCTTTTAGTAGATGAGGGATCTATGATTACTTTAAGTTTGCTTCATAGTTTAGTACAAACTCTCCAAGGTCACTATAAAAATGGTTGTTTATCCACGGCAAGTTTAATTATTCTGGGGGATACTAACCAGTTACCTCCTATCGGGATTGGTATAGGCAATCCTTTTCAAGATCTTATTTTAAATTTCTCAGAAAGAACGTTTCATTTACAAATTTCCCATCGAGCAAAGACCTCAGAAATTCAAAATTTAACTCGGGCTGTATTAAAACGAGAACTGATTCCTTTTTCACCTCTTCCAAATAAGACTGTCATGATTACAAGACTAACAGCAGCTTTCATAAAAGCTCTTTCTTCTTCGGAAACGCGTTTATGTGTGCTTACCCCCATGCGTTATGGTCCTTGGGGAGTCCTTCATTTAAATGCCCAAATATACCAAGCACTGAGGAAAAATTCTCCGGAGCTTCCGATTCCTGTGATGATCACTAGTCGCTATGAAACTTGGGGATTGTTTAATGGAGATACAGGAATGCTATGTCCAAGGACTCAGCAGTTATATTTTCCTCAATGCAAACCCATAAATACGAATGTTTTTTCTGATTATGTTTATAATTACGTTATGTCTGTTCATAAGAGTCAGGGAAGCGAGTATGACGAAGTCATTGTAATTCTTCCCAAGGGTAGCGAGATTTTTGGCTTGTCCATATTGTATACAGCAATTACGCGTGCAAAGTACAAAGTATCAATTTGGACAGATTTTGATACTTTGCATAAGACAATAAACAAATCAACGAGATATACTTATGAAATAGGTGAAATCCACTTAAGAGATAATATCTTGAATAAAGTTGAAGATAGAGACCATTAA
- the rpsT gene encoding 30S ribosomal protein S20, producing the protein MAPKKINKKGGLQKRPSAEKRIKTAQKRYLINHSLKSKVKTTIKKFEIALKIGESQAIFNDLQSVYSVVDKAVKRGIFKENKASRIKSRASLKANINLINR; encoded by the coding sequence ATGGCACCAAAAAAAATCAACAAAAAAGGTGGTTTACAAAAACGACCTTCTGCTGAAAAACGTATTAAAACTGCGCAAAAGCGTTATCTTATAAATCATAGTTTAAAGTCTAAAGTTAAAACTACAATTAAAAAGTTTGAAATTGCATTAAAAATTGGAGAATCTCAAGCTATTTTTAATGATTTGCAATCAGTTTATAGCGTCGTTGATAAAGCAGTGAAACGAGGCATTTTTAAAGAGAATAAAGCTTCTCGCATCAAGTCAAGAGCAAGTTTAAAAGCCAACATAAATCTCATAAACAGGTAA
- a CDS encoding RNA polymerase sigma factor: protein MNTQNSPVTEVSPEEESQKKLEELVALAKEQGFITYEEINEILPMSFDTPEQIDQVLIFLTGMDVQVLNQIDVERQKEKKKEAKELEGLAKRTEGTPDDPVRMYLKEMGTVPLLTREEEVEISKRIEKAQVQIERIILRFRYSAKEAISIAHYLINGKERFDKIISEKEVEDKAHFLKLLPKLITLLKEEDAFLETLLLALKHPDLSKQEAAKLNDDLEKCRIRTQAYLRCFHCRHNVTEDFGEVVFKAYDSFLQLEQQINDLKIRAERNKFAAAKLASAKRKLYKREVAAGRTLEEFKKDVRMLQRWMDKSQEAKKEMVESNLRLVISIAKKYTNRGLSFLDLIQEGNMGLMKAVEKFEYRRGYKFSTYATWWIRQAVTRAIADQARTIRIPVHMIETINKVLRGAKKLMMETGKEPTPEELAEELGLTPDRVREIYKIAQHPISLQAEVGEGGESSFGDFLEDTAVESPAEATGYSMLKDKMKEVLKTLTDRERFVLIHRFGLLDGKPKTLEEVGSAFNVTRERIRQIEAKALRKMRHPIRSKQLRAFLDLLEEEKTSSSKVKSLKTK, encoded by the coding sequence ATGAATACACAAAATAGTCCGGTTACGGAAGTCTCCCCTGAAGAAGAATCTCAGAAAAAATTAGAAGAACTCGTAGCTCTTGCTAAAGAACAAGGATTTATTACGTATGAGGAGATTAATGAGATTCTTCCTATGTCTTTTGACACTCCTGAGCAAATAGATCAGGTGTTAATTTTCTTAACAGGAATGGATGTACAAGTCCTTAACCAAATTGACGTTGAAAGGCAGAAAGAAAAGAAAAAAGAAGCCAAAGAACTTGAAGGTCTAGCCAAACGTACTGAGGGCACCCCGGATGACCCTGTACGTATGTATTTAAAAGAAATGGGCACAGTTCCTCTTCTTACAAGAGAAGAAGAAGTAGAGATTTCGAAGAGAATAGAAAAGGCTCAAGTGCAAATTGAACGGATCATTTTACGTTTTCGCTACTCTGCAAAAGAAGCCATTTCCATTGCGCATTACCTAATCAATGGAAAAGAACGATTTGATAAGATTATTTCTGAAAAAGAAGTCGAAGATAAGGCTCACTTTCTAAAATTGCTCCCTAAACTAATTACCTTGCTTAAAGAAGAAGATGCTTTTTTGGAAACACTATTGTTGGCTTTAAAGCATCCCGATTTATCAAAGCAAGAGGCAGCAAAACTAAATGATGATTTAGAAAAATGCCGTATTCGTACACAAGCGTATTTGCGCTGTTTTCACTGTCGGCATAACGTGACAGAAGATTTCGGTGAGGTTGTTTTTAAAGCTTACGATTCTTTTTTACAGCTAGAACAGCAAATCAATGATTTAAAAATTCGTGCGGAAAGAAATAAATTTGCTGCGGCAAAATTGGCATCTGCTAAACGTAAATTATATAAACGAGAAGTAGCTGCTGGAAGAACTCTAGAAGAGTTTAAGAAAGATGTTCGTATGTTACAACGTTGGATGGATAAAAGTCAGGAAGCAAAAAAAGAAATGGTCGAATCTAACCTACGGCTGGTTATTTCTATCGCGAAAAAATATACGAATCGAGGACTTTCTTTCTTAGATCTCATTCAGGAAGGGAATATGGGCTTGATGAAAGCTGTCGAAAAGTTTGAATATCGTCGTGGATATAAATTTTCAACATATGCCACTTGGTGGATTCGACAAGCCGTGACACGTGCTATTGCCGATCAAGCGCGGACTATCCGTATTCCTGTGCATATGATAGAAACTATCAATAAAGTTCTTCGTGGTGCGAAGAAACTTATGATGGAAACAGGGAAGGAGCCTACCCCTGAAGAATTGGCAGAAGAATTAGGACTGACTCCGGATCGTGTTAGAGAAATCTATAAAATTGCTCAACACCCAATTTCTTTACAGGCTGAAGTAGGTGAGGGGGGGGAAAGCTCTTTTGGAGATTTCTTAGAGGATACGGCTGTGGAATCACCTGCCGAGGCCACAGGCTATTCCATGCTTAAAGATAAAATGAAAGAAGTATTAAAAACACTTACAGATCGTGAGCGATTTGTTTTAATCCATCGTTTTGGTCTTCTTGATGGTAAACCTAAAACTTTAGAAGAAGTAGGTTCAGCTTTTAATGTGACTCGTGAACGTATCCGTCAAATTGAGGCAAAAGCGTTGAGAAAGATGCGACATCCTATTCGTTCTAAACAGCTACGGGCATTCTTGGATTTGTTAGAAGAAGAGAAGACTAGTTCTAGCAAAGTAAAGAGCTTAAAAACTAAATAA
- the folB gene encoding dihydroneopterin aldolase, producing MAFIEQYQLIISDFRVWLYLGCSPEERHFKQPVLVSVTLSFYKEPVACVSDNLADACCYIKLTSLIEEIASAKPYALVEHLAKSLLDGLDVSFGDRASEISLEVAKERPPVPNLLKPIRFKMSKEVRCPSLPLSV from the coding sequence GTGGCTTTTATTGAACAATATCAGTTAATTATATCAGATTTTCGTGTGTGGTTATACTTAGGATGTTCTCCTGAGGAACGGCATTTTAAACAGCCTGTTCTAGTTTCTGTAACCCTATCATTTTATAAAGAACCTGTTGCCTGTGTATCCGATAATCTTGCTGATGCATGTTGTTATATTAAGTTAACATCTCTTATTGAAGAAATTGCAAGTGCTAAACCCTATGCCTTAGTAGAGCATTTAGCGAAGTCCTTATTAGACGGTTTAGACGTATCTTTTGGGGATAGAGCATCGGAAATAAGTTTAGAAGTAGCAAAAGAACGTCCCCCGGTTCCTAATCTTTTAAAACCTATACGATTTAAGATGAGCAAAGAGGTGCGATGTCCAAGTCTTCCTTTGTCTGTTTAG
- the folP gene encoding dihydropteroate synthase, with protein MSKSSFVCLGLGSNLGYRFKNLQQAHALLKEKGITELRSSVILETKALLLPESPKEWDLPFFNSVLVGRTILSPQELLVIIKQVEKAVGREESTLPWSPRVLDVDILLYGEEDFHYQNGQEYIPHRSLLDRPFLISLIASLCPYRKFCCPHSPYDTMTFAELAYHFPCPSGSILRSLLPSSLLMGIVNITDNSMSDGGQFLDPENAVTYAEQLFVQGAAIIDFGAQATNPGLQCLLSMEQEWARLEPVLKLLSERWSGNMQYPEISLDTFYPEIIARAMNIYPIHWINDVSGNPQKMAQLAKDFGLSLVMTHSCSIPADSRKILSFSNPSSQQILEWAEHQLEACVGLGLEVDQIIFDPGIGYGKSAMQSLTILNEVKKFQDLGCALLVGHSRKSFLLMLSSYDPKDRDWETVGISILLQKQGVDYLRVHNIEAHHRVLTAATCNGVPV; from the coding sequence ATGTCCAAGTCTTCCTTTGTCTGTTTAGGTTTAGGATCCAACCTAGGGTATCGTTTTAAGAATTTGCAACAAGCGCATGCCTTATTGAAAGAAAAAGGAATCACAGAACTTCGAAGTTCTGTGATTTTAGAAACAAAAGCTTTATTATTACCTGAATCTCCTAAAGAATGGGATCTTCCTTTTTTTAATTCGGTTCTTGTAGGCCGCACAATACTTTCTCCTCAAGAGTTACTTGTTATTATTAAGCAGGTAGAAAAGGCTGTAGGTAGAGAAGAAAGTACTCTTCCGTGGTCTCCAAGAGTCTTGGACGTAGATATTCTGCTCTATGGAGAAGAAGATTTTCATTATCAAAATGGTCAAGAATATATTCCCCATCGGAGTTTACTGGATCGACCTTTTTTAATTTCTTTGATTGCTTCGTTATGCCCCTATAGAAAGTTTTGTTGTCCACATTCTCCTTATGACACAATGACATTTGCAGAACTTGCTTATCATTTTCCTTGTCCTTCGGGTTCTATTCTTAGGAGTTTGTTACCTTCTTCGTTATTGATGGGGATTGTGAACATTACTGATAATTCCATGTCGGATGGAGGACAGTTTTTGGATCCTGAAAATGCAGTTACTTATGCAGAACAGTTATTCGTACAAGGTGCTGCGATTATAGATTTTGGAGCACAAGCAACAAATCCTGGGTTACAATGCTTATTGTCTATGGAGCAGGAATGGGCACGCTTAGAGCCAGTGTTGAAACTGCTTTCCGAACGTTGGTCGGGGAATATGCAATATCCTGAAATTTCTTTAGACACATTTTATCCAGAGATTATTGCTCGAGCTATGAATATTTATCCTATTCACTGGATAAATGATGTTTCTGGAAATCCTCAGAAGATGGCACAGCTTGCTAAAGATTTTGGACTCTCATTAGTCATGACCCATTCATGTTCTATACCTGCAGACTCTCGGAAGATACTTTCTTTTTCGAATCCAAGCTCACAACAGATATTGGAATGGGCAGAGCATCAGCTGGAAGCTTGTGTTGGTTTAGGGCTTGAAGTGGATCAGATTATTTTTGATCCGGGTATAGGTTATGGCAAAAGTGCTATGCAATCCTTGACGATACTTAATGAGGTGAAAAAATTTCAAGATTTAGGTTGTGCTTTACTTGTTGGTCATTCTAGGAAATCTTTCTTATTAATGCTTAGCAGTTACGATCCTAAAGATCGGGATTGGGAAACTGTGGGGATTTCTATACTTTTACAAAAACAAGGCGTAGATTACTTGCGAGTACACAATATAGAAGCTCATCACAGAGTTTTGACGGCGGCAACTTGTAATGGAGTACCTGTATAA
- a CDS encoding dihydrofolate reductase yields the protein MNTLVSGIVACDPQGVIGNKGKLPWHYPEDLQFFAQTISTYPIAMGRKTWETFPKNYCKERLVIVFSRSQDKLSQEILQVSSMEEFTRLDLASPIFLIGGSEIYSLFLYHNAVQSFFVSHIKKMYNGDAFFPLSLLQNWKKQILLDSPDKIICYYENHFS from the coding sequence ATAAATACTTTAGTTTCAGGGATTGTAGCTTGCGATCCTCAAGGAGTTATAGGGAATAAGGGTAAATTGCCGTGGCATTATCCGGAAGATTTGCAATTTTTTGCTCAGACAATAAGCACTTATCCTATAGCTATGGGAAGAAAGACTTGGGAGACATTTCCTAAAAACTATTGTAAAGAGAGACTCGTAATTGTATTTTCCCGTTCGCAAGATAAACTTAGTCAGGAGATTCTTCAGGTTTCTTCCATGGAAGAATTTACTCGACTTGATCTTGCTTCGCCTATTTTTCTCATTGGAGGATCAGAGATTTACTCTCTTTTTTTATACCATAACGCAGTCCAAAGCTTTTTTGTTTCACATATCAAAAAGATGTATAACGGTGATGCATTTTTTCCACTCTCTTTATTGCAAAATTGGAAAAAGCAGATTTTGTTAGATAGTCCTGATAAGATAATATGTTATTATGAAAATCACTTCAGTTAA
- a CDS encoding putative folate metabolism gamma-glutamate ligase, whose amino-acid sequence MKITSVKTPTIHIGDNLYAILKASLPNTLAEGSILVVTSKIVALCEEAVVPIESISKDELVKQESDAYILVEKHGIYLTKKWGILIPSAGIDESNVEGYYVLYPRDLLTSVNTLGCWLKDFYNLKCCGVIISDSHTKPLRQGTQGIGLCWYGFYPSYSYIGKLDCFGRPMQVTRSNLLDGLAAAAVVCMGEGDEHTPLAIIESVPRVTFHSLPTSWEDIRALAIAEDEDLYSPLLLSIAWQTHANIL is encoded by the coding sequence ATGAAAATCACTTCAGTTAAAACACCAACTATTCATATTGGCGATAATTTGTATGCTATTTTAAAGGCATCTTTACCTAATACCCTTGCCGAAGGGTCGATTCTTGTTGTAACATCAAAGATAGTAGCTTTGTGTGAGGAAGCTGTCGTTCCTATAGAGAGCATTTCTAAGGACGAATTAGTCAAACAAGAGTCAGATGCTTATATATTGGTAGAAAAACATGGCATTTACCTGACTAAGAAATGGGGAATTCTTATCCCTTCTGCAGGAATTGATGAGTCTAATGTTGAGGGGTACTATGTGTTGTATCCCAGGGATCTTTTAACCTCTGTGAATACTTTGGGATGTTGGCTAAAGGATTTTTATAATTTGAAATGTTGTGGAGTAATTATTTCAGATAGTCATACAAAACCATTACGACAAGGAACCCAAGGTATTGGATTGTGCTGGTATGGATTTTATCCTTCATATAGTTATATAGGTAAGTTAGATTGTTTTGGTCGTCCTATGCAGGTTACGCGTAGTAATCTTTTAGATGGTTTAGCAGCAGCCGCAGTTGTTTGCATGGGAGAGGGGGATGAGCATACTCCTTTAGCAATTATTGAAAGCGTCCCTAGAGTAACTTTTCATTCCTTGCCTACATCATGGGAAGACATACGTGCTCTAGCAATAGCTGAGGATGAAGATCTGTACAGTCCCTTACTGCTTTCTATTGCATGGCAAACACATGCGAACATACTTTAG
- the recA gene encoding recombinase RecA produces the protein MNLSDRKKALEAAIAYIEKQFGAGSIMSLGKHSAAHEISTIKTGALSLDLALGIHGVPKGRIIEIFGPESSGKTTLATHIVANAQKMGGVAAYIDAEHALDPSYASLIGVNINDLMISQPDCGEDALSIAELLARSGAVDVIVIDSVAALVPKSELEGDIGDVHVGLQARMMSQALRKLTATLSRSQTCAVFINQIREKIGVSFGNPETTTGGRALKFYSSIRLDIRRIGSIKGSDNGDVGNRIKVKVAKNKLAPPFKIAEFDILFNEGISSAGCILDLAVENNIIEKKGSWFNYEDKRLGQGREFVREELKRNKKLFDEIEKRIYEIILSNKVPVVTTPQETSIPQGIVS, from the coding sequence ATGAATTTATCTGACCGTAAAAAAGCTCTAGAAGCTGCCATTGCTTATATTGAAAAGCAGTTTGGTGCTGGGTCAATTATGAGTTTGGGCAAGCATTCAGCTGCCCATGAAATTTCCACTATAAAAACAGGAGCACTGTCTTTGGATTTAGCCCTAGGAATCCATGGTGTTCCTAAAGGACGTATTATTGAAATTTTTGGTCCAGAATCTTCAGGAAAAACAACATTGGCAACTCACATTGTTGCTAATGCTCAAAAAATGGGAGGTGTAGCTGCCTACATAGATGCTGAACATGCATTAGATCCTAGTTACGCTTCTCTTATCGGTGTAAATATTAATGATCTTATGATCTCCCAACCCGACTGTGGAGAAGACGCTTTAAGTATCGCAGAACTACTTGCCCGCTCTGGAGCTGTCGATGTTATCGTTATTGATTCCGTAGCAGCTCTAGTTCCTAAAAGTGAACTTGAAGGAGACATTGGTGATGTTCATGTCGGTTTGCAAGCACGTATGATGTCTCAGGCCTTGCGAAAACTTACCGCGACTCTTTCCCGAAGTCAAACCTGTGCTGTCTTCATAAACCAAATTCGTGAAAAAATTGGTGTAAGCTTTGGAAACCCTGAAACCACAACAGGAGGTCGTGCTTTAAAATTCTACTCGTCAATACGTTTAGATATTCGTCGTATAGGCTCTATAAAAGGCAGCGATAATGGTGATGTGGGTAATCGCATTAAAGTCAAAGTAGCTAAAAATAAACTTGCTCCTCCTTTTAAAATCGCAGAGTTCGATATCCTTTTCAATGAAGGGATCTCTTCAGCAGGATGCATCTTAGATCTCGCTGTTGAGAATAATATCATCGAGAAAAAAGGCTCTTGGTTTAACTATGAAGATAAAAGATTAGGGCAGGGAAGAGAATTTGTTCGTGAAGAGTTAAAACGCAATAAAAAGTTGTTTGATGAAATTGAAAAACGTATTTATGAGATCATCTTATCCAATAAAGTTCCCGTTGTTACTACACCTCAAGAAACTTCCATTCCCCAGGGTATCGTATCTTAG
- a CDS encoding 5-formyltetrahydrofolate cyclo-ligase, which yields MTNLKTEKTELRKTFTSLRRNLSTQRVRTAAVAMTTFVQSFPSKSIVLSFASCNSEIDMNAANHVLAQKFTLALPQVCGKYFFPVHVPSLEILATLSSRQTMVPHLKEIPSNKITHVLVPGLAFDQQKYRLGYGKGFYDRWLDDHPHLLSIGVGYVEQNINVLPRESHDIPLSQVYLC from the coding sequence ATGACTAATCTCAAAACAGAAAAAACAGAACTACGAAAAACCTTTACCTCACTACGAAGGAATCTCTCTACGCAACGAGTGCGTACAGCAGCAGTAGCCATGACCACATTTGTACAAAGTTTTCCTAGCAAAAGTATTGTCTTATCCTTTGCGTCGTGTAATTCTGAAATAGATATGAACGCTGCTAATCATGTGCTTGCCCAAAAGTTTACTTTAGCACTTCCCCAAGTATGTGGAAAATACTTCTTTCCCGTCCATGTTCCCTCTCTTGAAATACTTGCTACTCTTTCTTCTCGACAAACAATGGTTCCGCATCTCAAAGAAATTCCCAGCAATAAAATCACCCATGTCTTAGTTCCTGGTCTTGCCTTTGACCAGCAAAAGTATCGTCTTGGTTATGGAAAAGGGTTTTATGATCGTTGGCTAGATGATCATCCTCACCTACTGTCCATAGGTGTGGGATACGTAGAGCAAAACATCAACGTTCTCCCTAGAGAATCTCATGACATTCCACTTTCCCAGGTATACCTATGTTAA
- a CDS encoding toxin-antitoxin system YwqK family antitoxin: MDIKKIFYLFLCCSLIHIVPLYGEVGTYKKLTLTGINIIDRNGLSETICSKEKLKKYAKMDFLSPQPYQKVMRMYKNKRGESVSCLTTYHNNGQLKQYLECVNNRACGRYREWHANGKIKIQAEVLGGIADLHPSAESSWLFDQTTFAYNDAGCLEAIIIYEKGLLEGLSLYYHSNGQIWKECSYHKGHAHGEFFTYTSTGTLLKIQTYQDGKKHGPTIRYEEKSGIVLAHENYNLGYLISAEYRDPHTQEIVFIISNGEGIQAIYGKYAIVETRSFYQGEPNGKITIFDNFGKNILQTYTLSHGVKEGEEYFFYSDTGKPKLLLHWHEGLLQGTVKSWYPNGALESCRELVNNKKSGLFTTYYPEGHVMATEEYDNELLIKGEYFRLGDRHAYTKVEKGCGTAVFFSPLGIITKKIPYQDGKPLTN; encoded by the coding sequence ATGGATATAAAAAAAATATTTTATCTATTCCTATGCTGTTCTTTAATTCATATCGTTCCTCTTTATGGGGAGGTAGGCACCTATAAAAAATTAACACTTACAGGAATTAATATTATAGACCGGAATGGTTTATCAGAAACTATTTGTTCTAAAGAGAAGTTAAAAAAATACGCCAAAATGGACTTTCTCTCTCCGCAACCTTATCAAAAAGTAATGCGAATGTACAAGAACAAACGGGGAGAAAGTGTCTCTTGTCTAACAACGTACCATAACAATGGTCAGCTCAAACAATATCTTGAGTGTGTGAATAATCGAGCCTGTGGGAGATATCGCGAATGGCATGCCAATGGTAAAATTAAAATTCAAGCAGAAGTTCTTGGTGGTATTGCAGACCTCCACCCTTCTGCAGAATCTAGCTGGCTTTTTGATCAAACAACTTTTGCATATAACGATGCTGGATGTTTAGAAGCCATCATTATTTATGAGAAAGGGTTATTAGAAGGCCTTTCTTTGTATTACCATTCTAATGGGCAAATTTGGAAAGAGTGCTCATACCATAAAGGTCATGCCCACGGAGAGTTCTTCACTTACACATCTACGGGGACATTATTAAAAATACAAACTTATCAAGATGGGAAAAAACACGGACCCACAATTCGTTATGAAGAAAAATCCGGCATTGTATTAGCCCACGAAAACTATAATCTCGGATACTTAATTTCTGCTGAATACCGAGACCCCCATACACAAGAAATAGTTTTCATTATATCCAATGGCGAGGGAATCCAAGCAATTTATGGTAAATATGCCATTGTAGAAACACGATCTTTTTATCAAGGAGAGCCTAATGGCAAAATCACGATATTTGACAACTTTGGGAAAAACATCCTCCAAACCTATACCCTAAGCCATGGGGTCAAAGAAGGTGAAGAATACTTCTTCTATTCCGATACAGGAAAACCTAAACTCTTACTTCATTGGCACGAAGGTCTTTTACAAGGAACAGTGAAAAGCTGGTATCCTAATGGAGCTTTAGAAAGTTGTAGAGAATTAGTAAATAATAAAAAATCTGGCTTGTTTACCACGTACTATCCTGAAGGACACGTTATGGCAACAGAGGAATATGACAATGAACTTCTTATTAAGGGTGAGTACTTCCGCCTAGGAGATCGGCATGCTTATACCAAAGTAGAAAAAGGTTGTGGTACTGCGGTATTTTTCTCTCCCTTAGGAATAATTACGAAGAAAATCCCCTATCAAGATGGTAAACCTTTAACCAATTAA
- a CDS encoding YggT family protein, whose translation MVSYFLRTLINVYSFLILVYILASWVPDCHRASWYQFVCKLVGPYLNLFRKIIPRIGFIDISPVIALLCLGILPFVILRILHFVILNIFQSPWLLQYI comes from the coding sequence ATGGTATCTTATTTTTTAAGAACGCTTATTAATGTTTATAGTTTTTTAATTTTAGTGTATATTCTTGCTTCTTGGGTTCCTGATTGCCATAGAGCTTCGTGGTACCAGTTTGTTTGTAAGTTAGTAGGGCCTTATCTCAACCTATTTCGCAAAATTATTCCTCGTATTGGCTTCATTGACATCAGTCCTGTCATTGCTTTACTTTGTTTGGGAATTCTGCCTTTTGTTATATTGAGAATTTTGCATTTTGTTATTCTAAATATTTTTCAATCTCCATGGCTTCTCCAATATATATAA